The following proteins come from a genomic window of candidate division TA06 bacterium:
- a CDS encoding tetratricopeptide repeat protein — translation MSESNRSRLILTVVSVVCALLALFRLISGHFPTARLWGLNHLAYFPLHFRILITVAGLLVCLPAIRTLALRTMERLLAVRIPLNKHLLHLSIAIGSLPVFWFFRSSTPLLGDGTLLITELNQGISTATIRKEPLTVLVNFHLSRLLNRFFSWDVETTCAVIGCVLGVLFVFLVLRFLDFLKVSSATKWLFFTVIVIMGSSQLFFGYLENYTFHYVTVFAYILLGMRFIKGRRHLVLPLLLFLLCFGFHNQAVVLSPSLLFLLVFSLGRRKPIVMRFLTFRNVCAGAIISLFVFAGIYFLKGFHIEGGIFLPLIRPLGRGDLYTLFSGNHLIDIGNQHLLISSSGIILVSALILSSWRKIDWNDPNISFLFLGAFYLLIFNFVADPELGMARDWDLFATSGIGYTVLAVFLVTRVVREKNFARHLGVVLAGTAVVAAVPWFLINANESRSVERFKNLLALGGERTDYGYEVLGIFYRKKGMTDDVISALDNAIEVNAENPRYYIMLGNAYKKKGLYEQAISQHRHAIQMRPNYAPAYINLGSVFARQHRYEEALTAYKKAAELAPRVPETYNNIADAYYHMGKYDLAWKNLRIADSLGFEVNPKFIKALERVSEEPK, via the coding sequence GGCCATTTCCCAACTGCCAGATTGTGGGGCCTCAACCATCTAGCCTATTTCCCACTCCATTTCAGGATTTTGATTACGGTCGCAGGGCTTCTCGTTTGCCTGCCGGCAATACGCACCCTAGCCCTCAGAACAATGGAGAGACTTTTAGCAGTAAGGATTCCACTTAACAAACACTTGCTCCATCTTAGCATCGCCATCGGTTCTCTTCCAGTCTTTTGGTTCTTCAGATCTTCGACACCGCTTCTCGGCGACGGAACTCTTCTGATTACTGAGTTGAATCAAGGGATCAGTACAGCGACAATTCGGAAAGAACCGCTCACGGTTCTTGTCAACTTCCATCTTTCTCGATTACTGAACCGATTTTTCAGTTGGGATGTGGAAACTACCTGTGCCGTAATTGGCTGTGTATTGGGGGTTCTCTTCGTCTTTTTGGTGTTGAGATTTTTGGATTTCCTGAAGGTCTCTTCAGCAACCAAGTGGTTATTCTTCACGGTCATAGTTATCATGGGAAGTTCTCAGTTGTTCTTCGGCTATCTTGAAAACTACACATTCCACTACGTGACAGTGTTCGCGTACATACTTTTGGGCATGCGCTTCATAAAGGGACGCCGACATCTTGTTCTGCCATTATTATTATTTCTTCTGTGCTTCGGCTTCCACAATCAGGCGGTGGTTCTGTCCCCTTCGCTCCTTTTTCTCTTGGTCTTCTCCCTCGGGAGGAGAAAGCCCATTGTCATGCGCTTTCTAACGTTCAGAAATGTTTGTGCCGGTGCAATCATAAGTCTGTTTGTCTTCGCTGGGATTTACTTCTTGAAGGGATTTCATATCGAGGGTGGCATTTTCTTACCGCTGATCCGACCCCTGGGAAGAGGCGACTTGTATACACTCTTCTCCGGCAACCATCTCATTGACATTGGCAATCAGCACCTCTTGATATCCTCATCCGGTATTATTCTGGTATCAGCGCTGATACTTTCCTCGTGGCGAAAGATTGACTGGAACGACCCCAACATCTCTTTTTTGTTTCTTGGCGCCTTCTATTTGCTAATTTTCAATTTCGTAGCGGATCCGGAGCTTGGGATGGCCAGGGATTGGGATCTATTTGCGACCAGTGGGATCGGCTACACCGTGCTCGCCGTCTTCCTCGTGACCAGGGTGGTGCGCGAAAAAAACTTTGCCCGGCACCTGGGGGTGGTTCTTGCTGGGACAGCAGTGGTCGCGGCGGTTCCTTGGTTCTTGATAAATGCCAACGAAAGCCGTTCCGTCGAAAGGTTCAAGAACCTCTTGGCACTTGGCGGCGAACGAACCGACTATGGGTATGAGGTCCTTGGTATTTTCTACAGAAAGAAAGGGATGACTGATGATGTCATCAGTGCGTTAGACAATGCCATCGAGGTCAATGCAGAAAACCCAAGATACTATATTATGCTGGGCAATGCCTACAAGAAAAAAGGACTATATGAACAGGCTATTTCTCAACACCGGCATGCAATTCAAATGAGACCCAATTACGCGCCGGCTTACATAAATCTTGGCTCTGTTTTTGCCAGGCAACACAGATATGAAGAAGCGTTGACAGCATACAAAAAAGCAGCCGAACTCGCGCCGAGAGTTCCCGAAACCTATAACAACATAGCCGACGCCTATTACCACATGGGGAAGTACGATCTAGCATGGAAGAATTTGAGAATTGCGGACAGTTTGGGGTTTGAAGTCAACCCAAAATTCATCAAGGCACTAGAACGAGTATCTGAAGAGCCGAAGTGA